From a single Pirellulales bacterium genomic region:
- a CDS encoding VOC family protein: MKTPQNIDVLFVAGFGPIVRDPVASRRFYSETLGLPFKEDTDGYLHTGGLDGVKHFALWPLAQAAESCFRTDQWPGNLPVPQAWIEFDVEHIEKATAELKSQGYELLVAMRNEPWGQVVTRLLGPEGLLVGITHTPSMRK; the protein is encoded by the coding sequence ATGAAAACGCCGCAAAACATCGACGTGCTATTCGTCGCCGGTTTTGGCCCGATCGTTCGCGACCCGGTTGCAAGTCGCAGGTTCTATTCCGAGACATTGGGACTGCCGTTCAAAGAAGATACCGATGGCTATCTGCATACGGGCGGGCTGGATGGCGTGAAGCATTTTGCGCTGTGGCCGTTGGCGCAGGCGGCTGAGTCCTGTTTTCGCACGGATCAATGGCCTGGCAATCTTCCCGTGCCACAAGCGTGGATCGAATTTGATGTAGAGCATATCGAGAAGGCCACCGCAGAGCTGAAGTCGCAAGGCTACGAGTTGCTGGTTGCGATGCGAAACGAACCTTGGGGCCAAGTCGTCACGCGGCTATTGGGACCGGAAGGTCTGCTGGTGGGCATAACCCATACGCCGTCGATGCGAAAGTG